The nucleotide sequence GATTCTTATGGATATAGAATTACCGGGGATAGATGGACTTACACTTACTAGACAATTAAAAGAAAGGGAGAATACGAAGAATATACCGATCATAGCTGTTACTGCATTTGCAATGAAAGGAGATGCTCAAAAGGCCTATGGAGCAGGTTGCGACGGTTATATTACAAAACCAATTGATACGAGGAAATTTACGGAACAAATTAGCGGTTTTATCAAGGGGCTGAATCCGTGATCTACGAGGTTTTTTTCGTCCCTTACTTTTACACGATCCATTTTTGGACTAAAATTTTATGGTTATTCTAGTCGTAGACGACAGTTATCAAAATCGGAAATTAATTTCTGCTCAGTTAGAAAACGGGTCTAGGAAAATTTGCACTGCTTCCAACGGTATAGAGGCTTTAGAGATCTTGGAGAATACGGAAGTGGATCTGATCATTTCCGATATTCTAATGCCTCAAATGGATGGGTACCAATTTTGTTCTCAAGTGAGGCAGAATGAGAAAATTAAACATATTCCAATTATCATATATACTGCCACCTATACTTCCGAATCGGACGAGAAACTTTCTTTCGATTTAGGAGCAGACGCGTTTTTGAAAAAACCTGCCGGTTTAAAACTGTTAGAAGAAACAGTAACAAGACTAATCAAAAATCCCAGATCGGAGCGCGATATTAAAAGATTGGTTATGGACTCGGCACCTCTTCGCCAATACAATCACAGGCTTGTGGAAAAATTAGAAGAGAAAAATTTCGAACTCCAGAAGAGAAGTGAAGAATTAGGTTACGAAATAGAAGAGAGAAGAAGAGCAGAAAGGCTGAATCGTGAAGGTGAAGAATTATTTAAGGAACTTACGGAAGCAATTCATGAAGTATTTTGGCTAACTAGTCTTTCTAAAAATGAGATCATTTATGTCAGCCAAGGATACGAGCAGATTTGGGGAAAAACCAGAAAAAGCCTTTTAGACAATCCGATCTCTTGGATGGAATGTATCCATCCTGATGATAGGGATAGAGTAATCGAAAGTGCAAAGACTAGGCAAGTAACAGGGGAATATAGAGAAGAATATAGAATCATCCGTCCGGATGGAGAGATCAGATGGATAAGAGATAAAGCATTTCCTGTTAAGAACGAAAGAGGTGATACGATTCGAGTTGCGGGAGTTGCAGAAGATATTACCGAACATAAGTTGAAAGAATCCCAGCTAAAGGAGGTTGAAAAAAGAAGGGCGGAGTTGGAAGAACAACTGATCCAAGCACAAAAACTGGAAAGTTTAGGTACCCTGGCAAGCGGGATTGCTCACGATTTTAACAATATACTGTCTATTATTATGGGCCACACTTCGGTGATAGAGATTAGCAGGAATAACCCTGAGAAATTCTCCCAACATATCTCTGCCTTGCATGTGGCTGCTCAAAGAGGAGCTTCGCTAGTTAGACAACTCCTGACATTCGCCAGAAAAACGGAATTCAATCTGGAACCGGCGCAAATAAACGATATTATATTAGAAATTGGTAAATTGATTTCCCAGACATTTCCTAAGAACATTAGGCTTTTTACGGACTTTCAGGAAAATCTTCCTTTGGTTAAAGTGGACGCCAATCAGATCCATCAGGTTTTATTAAACTTGTGTGTGAATGCTAGGGATGCCATGTCGGAGGGAGGGATCTTGAGCATAGAAACCTTCTTAACGGACTCGGAAAGTCTAAAGGCTGGATATTCTAAAAGTTTAGCAGAAAAATACGTAATACTCCGGATCTCCGATTCCGGAACTGGGATGAACGAAAAAACAAAACAAAGGATATTCGAACCGTTCTTCACTACGAAAGATATAGGTAAAGGAACAGGATTAGGGCTCGCATTGGCATACAGTGTGATCGAGAATCATAAAGGTTGGATCGAAGTAGAATCCGAATTAGGAAAAGGAACTACATTCTTCGTATACTTGCCTGTATCGAAAGATAAATCGGAAGTAGATATAAAATCTGCTCCTTTAGAATCAGAGTCGCTAGGAGGAAAAGAAAGTATACTTATAATCGAAGATGAAGAACTCCTCAGAGATATGTTGACTGATCTTTTGGAGTCCAAGGGATACAAAGTATATTTGGCTGTAGACGGAGAAGATGGAGTGGAACAATTTCTTCTGAGGCATTCTCAAATCTCATTAGTACTAACGGATCTGGGTCTTCCTAAGTTTGGAGGAGGAGAAGTGATCAAAAGGATCAGAGCAATTCATAGTTCCGTTAAAATTGTTCTCGCAAGTGGATTTATGGAACCTGAGTTAAAAGTTTCCTTAAAAGATTTCGGAGTGAGCTATTTTATCCAAAAGCCGTATTTGGGCACAGAGATCCTTTCCTGTATACGTTCTGCTCTGGATCAAAAGTAAGATCCAAGTTCCCGTTCGTTCGCTGATTCAGTTTAGATCCATATTTCACTTAATTTTATCTTATATTAGAAATAAAATATTGATCCGTGTAGCAATCGCTACAGTGTTGGTTTTA is from Leptospira neocaledonica and encodes:
- a CDS encoding response regulator; translated protein: MAPKVLVVDDNIVNLKLICELLELDEYEVLKAGNAEEALQIIENFPLDLILMDIELPGIDGLTLTRQLKERENTKNIPIIAVTAFAMKGDAQKAYGAGCDGYITKPIDTRKFTEQISGFIKGLNP
- a CDS encoding ATP-binding response regulator yields the protein MVILVVDDSYQNRKLISAQLENGSRKICTASNGIEALEILENTEVDLIISDILMPQMDGYQFCSQVRQNEKIKHIPIIIYTATYTSESDEKLSFDLGADAFLKKPAGLKLLEETVTRLIKNPRSERDIKRLVMDSAPLRQYNHRLVEKLEEKNFELQKRSEELGYEIEERRRAERLNREGEELFKELTEAIHEVFWLTSLSKNEIIYVSQGYEQIWGKTRKSLLDNPISWMECIHPDDRDRVIESAKTRQVTGEYREEYRIIRPDGEIRWIRDKAFPVKNERGDTIRVAGVAEDITEHKLKESQLKEVEKRRAELEEQLIQAQKLESLGTLASGIAHDFNNILSIIMGHTSVIEISRNNPEKFSQHISALHVAAQRGASLVRQLLTFARKTEFNLEPAQINDIILEIGKLISQTFPKNIRLFTDFQENLPLVKVDANQIHQVLLNLCVNARDAMSEGGILSIETFLTDSESLKAGYSKSLAEKYVILRISDSGTGMNEKTKQRIFEPFFTTKDIGKGTGLGLALAYSVIENHKGWIEVESELGKGTTFFVYLPVSKDKSEVDIKSAPLESESLGGKESILIIEDEELLRDMLTDLLESKGYKVYLAVDGEDGVEQFLLRHSQISLVLTDLGLPKFGGGEVIKRIRAIHSSVKIVLASGFMEPELKVSLKDFGVSYFIQKPYLGTEILSCIRSALDQK